A genomic window from Variovorax paradoxus includes:
- a CDS encoding glutathione S-transferase, translated as MPYQLHYWPTIQGRGEFVRLALEAAGADYVDVARLPEAKGGGESALGERLDDPNSARPAFAPPFLVDGDIVVGQTAAILLYLGPRLGLSGVGESDGLWTHQLQLTIADVVAEAHDTHHPISVDAYYEDQRDAAVQRARAFRDERIPKFLNWFERVLQRNPAGNLHLVGDMLTYADLSLFQLVDGLHYAFPKATARALAATPAVEKLHANVRRRQRVHDYLQSPRRIAFNEDGIFRRYAELDG; from the coding sequence ATGCCGTACCAACTCCATTACTGGCCCACCATCCAGGGCCGCGGTGAATTCGTGCGGCTCGCTCTCGAGGCGGCCGGCGCCGACTATGTCGACGTGGCGCGGCTACCTGAAGCCAAGGGCGGAGGCGAGTCCGCACTCGGCGAGCGTTTGGACGACCCCAACAGCGCGCGCCCCGCGTTCGCGCCGCCCTTTCTCGTCGATGGCGACATCGTGGTCGGGCAGACCGCCGCGATCCTGCTGTACCTGGGGCCTCGGCTCGGCCTGTCTGGCGTGGGCGAGTCCGACGGGCTGTGGACGCACCAGCTGCAGCTCACCATCGCCGACGTGGTGGCCGAGGCGCATGACACGCACCATCCGATCTCGGTCGACGCTTACTACGAAGACCAGCGCGACGCGGCGGTGCAGCGTGCACGGGCCTTTCGCGACGAGCGCATCCCGAAGTTCCTGAACTGGTTCGAGCGGGTGCTGCAGCGCAATCCCGCGGGCAACCTGCACCTGGTGGGCGACATGCTGACCTATGCGGACCTGTCGCTGTTCCAGCTGGTGGACGGCCTGCACTACGCATTTCCGAAGGCCACGGCCCGGGCGCTGGCCGCAACGCCCGCGGTCGAGAAGCTGCACGCCAACGTCAGGCGCCGCCAGCGCGTGCATGACTACCTGCAGAGCCCGCGCCGTATCGCGTTCAACGAAGACGGCATCTTCAGGCGCTACGCCGAACTGGACGGCTAA
- a CDS encoding type VI secretion system Vgr family protein, with the protein MTRRVTIQTPLGAALQFHRLAGREALSQLYDFEIDLLGSSNGIDPKLLLGKPATVAVQTESGGTRYLGGIAAAFGFQQEDARHSFYRLQLRPWLWLATRRSDFRVFQSRSVPEIVMEVLERYGFSTEQKLSRSYRTWDYCTQYDETDFAFISRLCEHEGIYYYFRHEASQQVLVFADDIATSHDPLPGGETVRFHPLEKAGMTGGGPKPNERIYEWKTGEEVRSGFHFTNEYDPLKPRADLSSQLQTHSGHAFDDFELYAWPGGYKQHDDGEAYARIRTEEQLSARCVASGRSNRRELAPGHTFELASHPRDDQNQKYLLTSVEYELQENLQASEGANAGEGSVQRFAFEAQPVSYAWRPVRTTPKPRTRGPQTAIVVGPKNEEIWADQYGRVKVQFYWDRLGQRNEDSSCWVRVSTSWAGDTFGTAALPRIGHEVIVDFLSGDPDYPIVTGRVFNAENMPAWRLPEQTNLSGIRSRELSANDGSGSTGGARGNHLALDDHHGKIQAQLKSDHLSSSLSLGHIGRIDDTAGRKDDRGEGAELRTDGHAAVRAARGLLLSTETRPNAQAHITDLGETVARLTAARDLHERQSQTAQEAKAHEAGDQDAVTKVLKEQNDAIKGKGGKDGGSQQGTFPELSEPHLVLASAAGIQSTAAGATHIASITHNALSSGGHTSVSAGKSFLVSVKEAARLFAYRAIRLTAATAGIDIVALQNSINLLAKLDIKLEANKISITAKEEILINGGSSFTKWSASGIVHGTKGLWREHAGIHSYAGPMDMEKLLRMEGVGHDDKYSVRFAPLGSDEVFKHMEMAGLPYKILDERKQVKAEGVIPDDGRLPRISFETPDEAMLVVGEEAWDWSPVPTIRAAQSNTDAFEPENGEDDSDDSDDSAPDIENSRFAKSMSDPGLNHFLSESAVGSHLKERA; encoded by the coding sequence ATGACACGCCGCGTCACTATTCAAACGCCGCTGGGAGCGGCGCTGCAATTCCATCGGCTTGCCGGTCGTGAGGCGCTGAGCCAGCTCTACGATTTCGAAATCGACCTGCTGGGCAGCAGCAACGGCATCGATCCGAAATTGCTGCTCGGAAAGCCCGCCACCGTGGCGGTGCAAACCGAAAGCGGCGGCACGCGCTACCTGGGGGGTATCGCCGCAGCATTCGGGTTCCAGCAGGAAGACGCCCGGCATTCTTTCTACCGGCTTCAGCTGCGGCCTTGGCTGTGGCTCGCGACCAGGCGCAGCGATTTCCGCGTATTCCAGTCAAGGAGCGTTCCCGAAATCGTGATGGAAGTGCTGGAGCGCTACGGCTTTTCCACCGAGCAGAAGCTCAGCCGCAGCTACCGCACGTGGGACTACTGCACTCAATACGACGAGACCGATTTCGCCTTCATCTCGCGCCTGTGCGAGCACGAAGGCATCTACTACTACTTCAGGCACGAGGCCTCGCAACAGGTGCTCGTGTTCGCTGACGACATCGCCACATCGCACGATCCGCTGCCCGGTGGCGAGACCGTGCGCTTCCATCCTCTGGAGAAGGCGGGCATGACTGGCGGAGGCCCGAAGCCGAACGAGCGCATCTATGAATGGAAGACCGGCGAAGAAGTCCGCTCCGGCTTTCACTTCACCAATGAATACGATCCCCTCAAACCCAGGGCGGACCTATCGAGTCAACTGCAAACGCACTCGGGTCATGCGTTCGACGACTTCGAGCTGTACGCATGGCCCGGTGGCTACAAGCAGCACGACGACGGCGAGGCCTACGCGCGCATCCGAACCGAAGAGCAGTTGAGCGCACGCTGCGTTGCGAGTGGGCGCTCCAACCGGCGTGAACTCGCACCGGGCCACACCTTCGAACTCGCCAGCCACCCAAGGGACGACCAGAACCAGAAGTACCTTCTGACCAGCGTCGAATACGAGCTGCAAGAAAACCTCCAGGCCAGCGAAGGTGCCAATGCCGGCGAAGGCTCCGTCCAGCGCTTTGCGTTCGAAGCGCAGCCCGTCAGCTACGCATGGCGGCCGGTGCGCACCACGCCAAAGCCTCGCACGCGTGGTCCGCAGACGGCCATCGTGGTCGGCCCGAAGAATGAGGAAATATGGGCCGACCAGTACGGCCGCGTCAAAGTCCAGTTCTATTGGGATCGCCTCGGCCAGCGCAACGAGGACTCCAGCTGCTGGGTGCGTGTGTCCACCTCTTGGGCCGGCGACACCTTCGGTACAGCGGCCTTGCCACGTATCGGCCATGAAGTCATCGTCGATTTTCTGAGCGGCGATCCGGACTACCCCATCGTCACCGGACGCGTGTTCAACGCCGAGAACATGCCGGCGTGGCGTTTGCCCGAACAGACGAATCTCTCAGGCATTCGCAGCCGCGAACTGAGTGCAAACGATGGTTCGGGCAGTACGGGCGGAGCACGCGGCAATCATCTGGCGCTGGACGACCACCATGGAAAGATCCAGGCGCAACTCAAGAGCGACCACCTCAGCAGCAGCCTGAGCCTTGGCCACATCGGTCGCATCGATGACACGGCAGGCCGCAAGGACGACCGGGGCGAGGGCGCCGAACTGCGTACCGACGGTCATGCCGCGGTGCGTGCCGCCAGGGGCCTGTTGCTTTCCACCGAGACACGACCCAATGCGCAGGCGCACATCACCGACCTGGGGGAGACCGTGGCGCGCCTGACGGCCGCACGCGATCTGCACGAACGCCAGAGCCAAACTGCCCAAGAGGCCAAAGCGCACGAAGCGGGCGACCAGGATGCGGTCACGAAAGTTCTCAAGGAGCAGAACGACGCCATCAAGGGCAAGGGCGGCAAGGATGGTGGCTCGCAGCAAGGCACGTTTCCGGAACTCAGCGAGCCTCACCTCGTGCTCGCCAGCGCGGCCGGCATCCAGAGCACCGCAGCGGGCGCAACCCACATCGCCAGCATTACGCACAACGCGTTGAGCAGCGGGGGACATACCAGCGTCAGCGCGGGCAAGAGCTTTCTGGTCAGCGTGAAGGAGGCCGCGCGCCTCTTCGCCTACAGGGCCATCCGCCTGACCGCCGCTACTGCCGGCATAGACATCGTCGCCTTGCAGAACAGCATCAATCTGCTGGCCAAGCTCGACATCAAGCTGGAGGCCAACAAGATCAGCATCACCGCCAAGGAAGAGATCCTGATCAACGGAGGCAGCAGCTTCACCAAGTGGAGCGCCTCGGGGATCGTGCATGGAACCAAGGGCCTTTGGCGCGAGCACGCGGGCATCCACAGCTACGCGGGGCCGATGGACATGGAAAAGCTCCTGCGAATGGAGGGTGTCGGCCACGACGACAAGTACAGCGTTCGCTTCGCACCCCTTGGCAGCGACGAAGTCTTCAAGCACATGGAAATGGCAGGGCTGCCCTACAAGATCCTGGACGAGCGAAAGCAGGTCAAGGCCGAGGGAGTCATTCCCGACGATGGGCGGCTACCGCGAATCAGCTTCGAGACGCCCGACGAAGCAATGCTGGTCGTGGGTGAAGAAGCCTGGGACTGGAGTCCTGTTCCGACGATTCGTGCGGCGCAGAGCAATACCGACGCTTTCGAGCCTGAAAACGGCGAAGACGACAGCGATGACTCGGACGACAGCGCGCCAGATATCGAAAACTCAAGATTCGCCAAATCAATGAGCGATCCCGGCCTCAATCATTTTCTATCTGAGTCCGCAGTGGGATCGCATTTGAAAGAGCGGGCGTAA
- a CDS encoding pentapeptide repeat-containing protein — protein sequence MSSQEIILNHDLWRKGAGGAPAGLVGQADSSAYVGLDLDLAQFTESAFFGSSFTGTTFHQARWVACTFTDCVFSGCGFGDISISDCTFVNCVFEYTEFERSTLSGSCLMQCSLNEVSFDQGRWSEVKLLECTGTRIKAVGLRGERIDFMGSNFEQLEFEDTILNSAM from the coding sequence ATGAGCTCGCAAGAAATCATCCTCAACCACGACCTCTGGCGCAAAGGCGCGGGCGGTGCCCCGGCCGGCTTGGTTGGACAAGCAGATAGTTCTGCCTACGTCGGTCTTGACCTCGATCTGGCCCAGTTCACCGAGTCAGCGTTCTTCGGTAGCAGTTTCACCGGCACGACTTTTCATCAGGCCCGGTGGGTTGCCTGCACGTTCACCGACTGTGTCTTCAGTGGCTGCGGTTTCGGCGATATCTCGATCTCAGACTGCACCTTCGTCAACTGTGTCTTCGAGTACACCGAGTTCGAGCGAAGCACCCTCAGTGGTAGTTGCTTGATGCAATGCAGCTTGAACGAGGTCAGCTTCGATCAGGGTCGTTGGTCTGAAGTCAAGCTGCTCGAATGCACCGGTACGCGGATCAAAGCCGTTGGATTGCGCGGTGAGCGCATTGACTTCATGGGCAGCAACTTCGAGCAGCTGGAGTTTGAGGACACGATCCTCAACAGCGCGATGTGA
- a CDS encoding LysM peptidoglycan-binding domain-containing protein yields MPKLISATYHPNIEVAEFICEDGRHLLRSGGTLPWRINNPGDLTARMVDGVPAPRKAKGYVGFATTRSGRTFLIFPDEDSGREELKANLKRLHGERTISEAIPIYAPKKENDTEKYTSDLLKTSGIPAYRKIGECTNAELEKIINGISEIEGYHANAETRKEIWVVVSRINATNGSQPLPDTEIILQREGKEEKVRSDATGRFPPVIHPADNSAVHVKVADPKTKEYVTVGSIQGSAGKDFNLLAKFRKWKGVAGSEKINSSTPRQKKPMSYVVLPGDSLWKIAKLYRTSVTAIKDENRLSSDRIYPGEVLLIHGSGKVKLSDNQPTPPAATAKAPATPVTPPKRPIFPPPPAPPISSSIEPSDSERSKGGMGQVLALINPAPGRAPWMPIAIAEAKLRYGRHEEILGGEIDYHVEIGDGSKSLAKMAWCAAFANWCLLKAGYPIDNVGFRDHRATMGRAHGFYEMDEERKIRNPLFVELDRPIYGAISVATYRSGHGYHVGLAYGKASEEDLILLGGNQDDRIRFSAFNMNLTRTIKVIGKDGRNKDVVVKNPKYLRYFVPVAYHEKAKKELESPGLESMSVDALNKVIGVPPDSKKKKAKTKTD; encoded by the coding sequence ATGCCAAAGCTGATATCTGCAACCTACCACCCCAATATCGAAGTCGCCGAATTCATTTGTGAAGACGGCCGCCATTTGCTGCGCTCTGGCGGGACCTTGCCATGGCGAATAAACAATCCTGGAGATTTGACAGCCCGAATGGTAGATGGCGTACCAGCTCCCAGGAAGGCAAAAGGTTACGTCGGATTTGCCACAACCCGATCGGGCAGAACTTTTCTGATCTTCCCCGACGAAGATTCAGGGCGAGAGGAGCTGAAAGCAAACCTGAAGCGGCTGCATGGCGAGCGAACCATTTCAGAGGCTATTCCAATCTATGCCCCGAAGAAAGAAAACGATACGGAAAAATATACGAGTGATTTGCTCAAGACAAGCGGCATTCCGGCTTATAGAAAAATAGGCGAATGCACCAATGCGGAGCTTGAGAAAATAATTAACGGCATTTCAGAGATCGAGGGATATCACGCCAATGCCGAAACCAGGAAAGAAATCTGGGTTGTTGTAAGCAGAATCAACGCGACTAACGGCAGTCAACCTCTGCCCGATACGGAAATCATCCTGCAAAGAGAAGGCAAAGAAGAAAAGGTTCGATCTGATGCGACAGGGCGCTTTCCGCCGGTGATTCATCCTGCGGACAACTCAGCTGTGCACGTCAAGGTCGCGGACCCGAAGACCAAAGAGTACGTGACCGTCGGATCGATTCAAGGCAGTGCGGGCAAGGATTTCAATCTTCTGGCGAAATTCAGAAAATGGAAGGGTGTCGCAGGTTCAGAGAAGATCAATAGTTCCACACCAAGGCAGAAGAAGCCGATGAGCTATGTGGTTCTGCCTGGAGACAGTCTCTGGAAAATTGCAAAGCTTTATCGCACCAGCGTTACAGCAATAAAGGATGAAAATCGCTTGAGCAGCGACAGAATCTATCCTGGTGAGGTATTGCTTATCCATGGGAGCGGCAAGGTAAAACTAAGTGATAACCAACCGACTCCACCAGCAGCAACAGCAAAGGCGCCGGCAACTCCGGTAACTCCGCCGAAGCGTCCAATTTTTCCTCCACCACCAGCGCCTCCAATTTCGTCCAGCATTGAGCCATCGGATTCGGAGCGATCCAAAGGAGGTATGGGGCAGGTCTTGGCATTGATCAATCCGGCACCCGGGCGTGCTCCTTGGATGCCGATTGCTATTGCAGAAGCGAAACTCAGATATGGCAGGCATGAGGAAATATTGGGAGGCGAAATTGACTATCACGTCGAAATTGGGGATGGCTCGAAGTCTCTAGCAAAAATGGCCTGGTGCGCTGCTTTTGCCAATTGGTGCCTGTTGAAAGCGGGATATCCGATAGATAACGTGGGTTTTCGAGACCATCGAGCTACGATGGGACGAGCGCATGGATTTTATGAGATGGATGAAGAAAGAAAGATTCGAAATCCTTTGTTTGTCGAATTGGATAGGCCAATATATGGCGCCATTTCGGTTGCCACATATAGAAGTGGGCACGGATATCACGTGGGGCTTGCATATGGCAAAGCGAGTGAGGAGGATTTGATTTTGCTGGGCGGAAATCAGGATGATCGAATTCGGTTTTCTGCTTTCAATATGAATTTGACGCGAACGATAAAAGTGATTGGCAAAGATGGGCGAAATAAAGATGTGGTCGTGAAAAATCCTAAATACTTGAGATATTTTGTTCCTGTTGCCTATCATGAAAAAGCCAAAAAAGAGCTGGAAAGCCCCGGCCTGGAATCAATGAGCGTCGATGCGCTAAATAAAGTCATTGGCGTTCCTCCTGATTCGAAAAAGAAGAAGGCCAAGACAAAAACCGACTAA